A region of Pseudomonas sp. Marseille-Q3773 DNA encodes the following proteins:
- the rplK gene encoding 50S ribosomal protein L11, which yields MAKKIQAYIKLQVKAGQANPSPPVGPALGQHGVNIMEFCKAFNARTQGQEAGLPTPVIITVYSDRSFTFETKSTPASVLLKKAAGLTSGSARPNTVKVGTVTRAQLEDIAKAKQADLTAADLDAAVRTIAGSARSMGLNVEGV from the coding sequence ATGGCTAAGAAGATTCAGGCTTACATCAAGCTGCAAGTTAAGGCCGGCCAGGCCAACCCAAGCCCACCCGTTGGTCCAGCACTGGGCCAACACGGTGTGAACATCATGGAATTCTGCAAGGCCTTCAACGCCCGTACCCAGGGTCAAGAAGCCGGCCTGCCGACTCCTGTGATCATCACTGTCTACAGCGACCGTAGCTTCACCTTCGAGACCAAGAGCACCCCTGCCTCGGTTCTGCTGAAGAAAGCTGCTGGCCTGACCAGTGGTTCGGCTCGCCCGAACACCGTTAAAGTCGGTACCGTTACCCGCGCTCAGCTGGAAGACATCGCCAAAGCCAAACAGGCTGACCTGACTGCCGCTGACCTGGACGCTGCTGTACGCACCATCGCTGGCTCTGCCCGCAGCATGGGCCTGAACGTGGAGGGTGTGTAA
- a CDS encoding pantothenate kinase translates to MILELDCGNSFIKWRVIHVADAAIESGGIVDSDQALVAEVAALASVRLTGCRIVSVRSEDETDALCALITQAFAVQALVAHPAREMAGVRNGYDDYQRLGMDRWLAALGAFHLAKGACLVIDLGTAAKADFVAADGEHLGGYICPGMPLMRSQLRTHTRRIRYDDASAERALTSLAPGRSTVEAVERGCVLMLQGFARTQLEQARALWGEDFAVFLTGGDAPLVREAVPQARVVPDLVFVGLAMACPLN, encoded by the coding sequence ATGATTCTTGAGCTCGATTGCGGTAACAGCTTCATCAAGTGGCGGGTAATCCATGTCGCTGATGCAGCGATTGAGAGCGGCGGCATCGTCGACTCCGACCAGGCCTTGGTGGCTGAAGTGGCTGCACTGGCTTCGGTGCGTTTGACTGGCTGCCGTATTGTCAGCGTGCGCAGCGAGGATGAAACCGACGCGCTTTGCGCCTTGATTACCCAAGCGTTTGCCGTGCAGGCACTTGTGGCGCACCCGGCCCGGGAAATGGCTGGTGTGCGCAATGGCTATGACGATTACCAGCGCCTGGGCATGGACCGTTGGCTGGCCGCACTGGGGGCGTTCCATCTGGCCAAAGGTGCTTGCCTGGTCATTGACCTGGGTACAGCTGCAAAAGCGGATTTTGTAGCCGCGGACGGTGAGCACCTCGGTGGTTACATCTGCCCGGGTATGCCATTGATGCGTAGTCAACTGCGCACGCATACCCGGCGTATCCGCTATGACGATGCCTCCGCCGAACGTGCATTGACCAGCCTGGCGCCTGGTCGCTCGACCGTAGAAGCGGTCGAGCGCGGATGTGTGTTGATGCTCCAGGGCTTTGCACGTACCCAGCTCGAGCAGGCGCGTGCCCTGTGGGGGGAAGATTTCGCGGTGTTCCTTACAGGCGGCGATGCGCCGCTGGTCAGGGAGGCCGTGCCGCAGGCACGTGTCGTGCCTGACCTGGTTTTCGTTGGCCTGGCCATGGCCTGCCCATTGAATTGA
- the rplA gene encoding 50S ribosomal protein L1 codes for MAKLTKRQKAIAEKIEAGKAYNFEEAATLLASLPAAKFVESYDIAVNLGVDPRKSDQVVRSATVLPHGTGKTVRVAVFTQGPAAEAALAAGADRVGMDDLAAEMKGGDLNYDVVIASPDAMRVVGQLGQVLGPRGLMPNPKVGTVTPDVAGAVKNAKAGQVRYRTDKNGIIHTSVGKIGFEAGKLKENVEALIADLKRIKPASSKGIYVKRVTLSTTMGPGLVIDQSSLNV; via the coding sequence ATGGCTAAGCTGACCAAACGCCAAAAGGCAATCGCCGAAAAAATCGAAGCAGGCAAAGCCTACAACTTCGAAGAAGCGGCCACTCTGCTGGCCTCGCTGCCGGCTGCCAAGTTCGTAGAATCCTACGACATCGCCGTTAACCTCGGTGTTGACCCGCGTAAATCCGACCAGGTCGTACGTAGCGCTACCGTGCTGCCACACGGCACTGGCAAGACCGTTCGCGTTGCCGTCTTCACCCAGGGTCCAGCTGCTGAAGCCGCTCTGGCTGCCGGCGCTGACCGCGTAGGTATGGACGATCTGGCTGCCGAAATGAAAGGCGGCGACCTGAACTATGACGTCGTCATCGCATCGCCTGATGCCATGCGCGTTGTAGGTCAGCTGGGTCAGGTTCTGGGTCCTCGTGGCCTGATGCCTAACCCGAAAGTGGGTACCGTGACCCCAGACGTAGCCGGCGCCGTCAAGAACGCCAAGGCTGGTCAGGTTCGCTACCGTACCGACAAGAACGGTATCATCCACACCTCCGTTGGCAAGATCGGCTTTGAAGCTGGCAAGCTGAAGGAAAACGTTGAAGCCCTGATCGCTGACCTGAAGCGTATCAAGCCGGCTTCCTCGAAAGGTATCTACGTCAAGCGCGTTACCCTGAGCACCACCATGGGCCCAGGTCTGGTCATCGATCAGAGCTCGCTGAACGTGTAA
- the rplJ gene encoding 50S ribosomal protein L10, with translation MAIKLEDKKAIVAEVNEAAKVALSAVVADARGVTVGAMTGLRKEAREAGVYVRVVRNTLLKRAVEGTEFSILNDAFKGPTLIAFSNEHPGAAARLFKEFAKGQDKFEIKAAAFDGKFLAANQIDVLATLPTRDEAIAQLMSVIQGATSKLARTLAALRDQKEAAAA, from the coding sequence GTGGCAATTAAACTCGAAGACAAGAAGGCCATCGTCGCTGAAGTCAACGAGGCTGCCAAAGTCGCTCTGTCCGCTGTCGTGGCTGATGCCCGTGGTGTGACTGTAGGCGCAATGACCGGACTCCGTAAAGAGGCCCGCGAAGCTGGCGTTTACGTACGTGTCGTACGTAACACCCTGCTCAAGCGCGCTGTTGAAGGTACCGAATTCTCGATCCTCAACGACGCGTTCAAAGGCCCGACCCTGATTGCTTTCTCCAACGAACACCCGGGCGCTGCTGCCCGTCTGTTCAAAGAGTTCGCCAAGGGTCAGGACAAGTTCGAGATCAAGGCAGCTGCGTTTGACGGCAAGTTCCTTGCCGCTAACCAGATCGACGTGCTGGCAACCCTGCCAACTCGCGACGAGGCTATCGCACAGCTGATGAGCGTAATCCAAGGTGCAACCAGCAAGCTGGCTCGTACCCTGGCAGCTCTGCGCGACCAGAAAGAAGCTGCTGCTGCCTAA
- the tuf gene encoding elongation factor Tu yields the protein MAKEKFDRSLPHVNVGTIGHVDHGKTTLTAALTRVCSEVFGSAVVEFDKIDSAPEEKARGITINTAHVEYNSNIRHYAHVDCPGHADYVKNMITGAAQMDGAILVCSAADGPMPQTREHILLSRQVGVPYIVVFLNKADLVDDAELLELVEMEVRDLLSTYDFPGDDTPIIIGSARMALEGKDDNEMGTTAVKKLVETLDAYIPEPVRAVDQPFLMPIEDVFSISGRGTVVTGRIERGIVRVQDPLEIVGLRETSTTTCTGVEMFRKLLDEGRAGENCGVLLRGTKRDDVERGQVLVKPGSVKPHTKFTAEVYVLSKEEGGRHTPFFKGYRPQFYFRTTDVTGNCELPEGVEMVMPGDNIQMTVTLIKTIAMEDGLRFAIREGGRTVGAGVVAKIIE from the coding sequence ATGGCTAAGGAAAAGTTTGATCGTTCCCTTCCCCACGTTAACGTCGGCACTATCGGCCACGTTGACCACGGTAAGACCACTCTGACCGCAGCTCTGACTCGCGTCTGCTCCGAAGTATTCGGTTCGGCAGTCGTTGAGTTCGACAAGATCGACTCGGCTCCGGAAGAAAAAGCGCGCGGTATCACCATCAACACCGCTCACGTCGAGTACAACTCGAACATTCGTCACTACGCTCACGTTGACTGCCCAGGTCACGCTGACTACGTGAAGAACATGATCACCGGTGCTGCCCAGATGGACGGCGCGATCCTGGTTTGCTCGGCCGCCGATGGTCCGATGCCACAAACCCGTGAGCACATCCTGCTGTCCCGTCAGGTAGGCGTTCCGTACATCGTGGTCTTCCTGAACAAGGCTGACCTGGTAGACGACGCTGAGCTGCTGGAACTGGTCGAGATGGAAGTTCGCGACCTGCTGTCCACCTACGACTTCCCAGGCGACGACACCCCGATCATCATCGGTTCGGCTCGTATGGCGCTGGAAGGTAAAGACGACAACGAAATGGGTACTACCGCTGTCAAGAAGCTGGTAGAAACTCTGGATGCCTACATCCCTGAGCCAGTTCGTGCCGTTGACCAGCCGTTCCTGATGCCGATCGAAGACGTATTCTCGATCTCGGGTCGTGGTACCGTTGTTACCGGTCGTATCGAGCGTGGTATCGTCCGCGTTCAGGATCCGCTGGAAATCGTTGGTCTGCGTGAAACTTCGACCACCACCTGCACCGGTGTTGAAATGTTCCGCAAGCTGCTGGACGAAGGTCGTGCTGGCGAGAACTGCGGCGTTCTGCTGCGTGGTACCAAGCGTGACGACGTTGAGCGTGGCCAGGTTCTGGTCAAGCCAGGTTCGGTCAAGCCGCACACCAAGTTCACCGCAGAAGTCTACGTTCTGTCGAAGGAAGAAGGCGGTCGTCACACTCCGTTCTTCAAAGGCTACCGTCCTCAGTTCTACTTCCGTACCACTGACGTGACCGGTAACTGCGAACTGCCGGAAGGCGTTGAAATGGTAATGCCAGGTGACAACATTCAGATGACTGTCACCCTGATCAAGACCATCGCAATGGAAGACGGTCTGCGCTTCGCTATCCGTGAAGGCGGTCGTACCGTCGGCGCCGGCGTCGTAGCAAAAATTATTGAATAA
- the birA gene encoding bifunctional biotin--[acetyl-CoA-carboxylase] ligase/biotin operon repressor BirA — protein MLKLLNLLKDGRFHSGEALGAALGVSRSAVWKQLQHLESELNLTIHKVRGRGYQLAAPLALLDAQAIAGFTTGEQWPVFIHETIDSTNAEGLRLAGEGRAAPFLVLAERQSAGRGRRGRQWVSPFAENLYYSLVLRVDGGMRQLEGLSLVVGLAVMRTLQVFGVKDVGLKWPNDVLVRGQKITGILLELVGDPADVCHVVLGIGINVNMQANDQVDQEWTSMRREVGAAIDRNRLVALLSQQLQHELARHRRYGFAAFQEEWEQAHLWQGRNVSLIAGSTRIDGVVLGVDGQGGLRLEVDGVEKSFSGGELSLRLRDDS, from the coding sequence ATGCTGAAGTTGTTGAATCTTCTCAAGGATGGCCGGTTCCATTCCGGAGAAGCTCTGGGGGCAGCCCTCGGGGTGAGTCGCAGCGCCGTTTGGAAGCAGCTGCAGCACCTGGAGAGTGAACTGAACCTCACCATTCACAAGGTCCGTGGGCGCGGCTATCAACTGGCGGCGCCACTGGCCTTGCTCGATGCGCAGGCGATCGCCGGGTTTACTACCGGCGAGCAGTGGCCCGTTTTCATCCATGAAACCATTGATTCGACCAATGCCGAAGGTCTGCGACTGGCCGGTGAGGGGCGAGCGGCTCCGTTTCTGGTTCTTGCCGAGCGGCAGAGCGCCGGCCGTGGCCGACGCGGTCGGCAATGGGTCAGCCCATTTGCCGAAAACCTCTATTACAGCCTGGTGCTTCGTGTGGATGGCGGCATGCGCCAACTCGAGGGCCTGAGCCTGGTGGTTGGGTTGGCGGTAATGCGCACGCTACAGGTGTTCGGGGTGAAGGATGTGGGGCTCAAGTGGCCCAACGACGTACTTGTTCGCGGCCAGAAGATCACCGGCATTCTCCTGGAACTGGTCGGCGACCCGGCAGACGTCTGTCATGTCGTGCTGGGTATCGGTATCAATGTGAACATGCAGGCCAACGATCAAGTCGACCAGGAATGGACTTCGATGCGCCGTGAAGTGGGGGCGGCAATCGATCGTAACCGCCTGGTCGCGTTGCTCAGTCAGCAATTGCAGCATGAATTGGCTCGGCATCGTCGCTATGGCTTTGCCGCGTTCCAGGAAGAATGGGAGCAGGCGCACCTTTGGCAAGGGCGTAACGTTTCACTGATCGCCGGTAGCACGCGTATTGATGGCGTGGTTCTAGGTGTCGACGGGCAGGGCGGCTTGCGCCTTGAGGTGGACGGGGTGGAAAAGAGCTTCAGTGGTGGTGAGCTCAGTTTGAGGTTGCGTGATGATTCTTGA
- the secE gene encoding preprotein translocase subunit SecE, with protein sequence MTPKTEAQESRFDLFKWLAVVALVVVGVVGNQYYSASPILYRVLALLVLAAVAGFVALQTAKGKSFFVLAKEARTEIRKVVWPTRQETTQTTLIVVAVVLVMALLLWGLDSLLGWAVSLIVG encoded by the coding sequence ATGACTCCCAAAACTGAAGCCCAAGAATCGCGTTTTGATCTGTTCAAGTGGCTGGCTGTAGTGGCTTTGGTGGTTGTCGGCGTAGTGGGTAATCAGTATTACTCCGCCTCCCCGATCCTGTATCGCGTCCTAGCACTTCTCGTCCTGGCTGCTGTCGCGGGCTTTGTAGCTCTGCAGACTGCGAAGGGCAAGTCGTTCTTTGTGCTGGCGAAGGAAGCTCGTACCGAGATTCGTAAAGTCGTGTGGCCGACCCGCCAGGAAACCACCCAGACCACGCTGATTGTCGTGGCTGTCGTGCTGGTTATGGCACTGCTGCTGTGGGGTCTTGATTCCCTGCTCGGCTGGGCGGTCTCCTTGATCGTTGGCTAA
- a CDS encoding peptidoglycan DD-metalloendopeptidase family protein, translating into MTNEPPKAPPLYPKSHLLAASGIAALLSLALLVFPSSEVEAKKTTLNLELESPAEQLKDDSRAAPLVQAEGEQGSPFAQIEDATPETQNAKQEDAPVAEPVAETAKEPGHREVTVARGDTLSTLFAKVGLPTNAVHDLLASNKQAKQFSQLKHGQVLQFELDKDGQLASLHSKVSNLETIRLTKTDKGYTFNREISKPVVRTAYAHGVIKSSLSASAQRAGLSHSMTMDMARVLGYDIDFAQDIRPGDEFDVVYEQKVMDGKVVGTGNILSARFTNRGKTYTAVRYTNKQGNTSYYTADGNSLRKAFIRTPVDFARISSRFSAGRKHPILNKIRAHKGVDYAAPRGTPIKAAGDGRIELAGRRGGYGNTVIIQHGNRYKTLYGHMQGFAKGIKTGGMVKQGQIIGYIGTTGLSTGPHLHYEFQVNGVHVDPLSQKVPMADPIARNERQRFLQQSQPLIARMDQEKATLLAANKR; encoded by the coding sequence ATGACCAACGAACCGCCTAAAGCGCCCCCGCTTTATCCGAAAAGCCATCTGTTGGCCGCCAGCGGCATTGCCGCCCTGCTCAGCCTGGCCCTGCTGGTATTTCCCTCCAGCGAAGTGGAAGCCAAGAAAACCACCCTCAACCTCGAGCTGGAAAGCCCTGCCGAGCAGCTGAAGGACGACTCCCGCGCTGCGCCCCTGGTACAGGCAGAAGGTGAGCAAGGCTCGCCATTCGCCCAGATAGAGGACGCCACCCCTGAAACCCAGAACGCCAAGCAGGAAGACGCCCCTGTCGCAGAACCGGTCGCCGAAACCGCCAAGGAGCCCGGCCACCGCGAAGTCACTGTGGCCCGCGGCGACACGCTCTCCACCCTGTTCGCCAAGGTGGGCCTGCCGACCAATGCAGTGCATGACCTGCTGGCCAGCAACAAGCAGGCCAAGCAGTTCAGCCAGCTCAAGCATGGCCAGGTGCTGCAGTTCGAACTCGACAAGGACGGCCAGCTGGCCAGCCTGCACAGCAAGGTCAGCAACCTCGAAACCATCCGCCTGACCAAGACCGACAAGGGCTACACCTTCAACCGCGAAATCAGCAAGCCGGTCGTGCGTACCGCCTATGCCCATGGCGTGATCAAAAGCTCCCTGTCGGCCTCGGCGCAGCGCGCCGGCCTGTCCCACAGCATGACCATGGACATGGCCCGCGTGCTGGGTTACGACATCGATTTCGCCCAGGACATTCGCCCAGGCGATGAATTCGACGTGGTCTACGAGCAGAAGGTGATGGACGGCAAGGTCGTCGGCACCGGTAACATCCTCTCCGCACGGTTCACCAACCGTGGCAAGACCTACACCGCCGTGCGTTACACCAACAAGCAGGGCAACACCAGCTACTACACCGCCGACGGCAACAGCCTGCGCAAGGCGTTCATCCGCACCCCGGTGGACTTCGCCCGCATCAGCTCGCGCTTCTCCGCAGGCCGCAAGCACCCGATCCTGAACAAGATCCGCGCACACAAGGGCGTTGACTACGCCGCCCCGCGCGGCACCCCGATCAAGGCGGCCGGTGACGGCCGTATCGAACTGGCGGGACGCCGTGGCGGTTACGGCAACACCGTGATCATCCAGCACGGCAACCGCTACAAGACGCTGTATGGCCACATGCAGGGCTTCGCCAAGGGCATCAAGACCGGCGGCATGGTCAAGCAAGGCCAGATCATCGGCTACATCGGCACCACCGGCCTGTCCACCGGCCCGCACCTGCACTACGAGTTCCAGGTCAACGGTGTGCACGTCGACCCGTTGAGCCAGAAGGTGCCAATGGCCGACCCGATCGCCCGCAACGAACGTCAGCGCTTCCTGCAGCAGAGCCAACCCCTGATTGCCCGCATGGACCAGGAAAAGGCCACCCTGCTCGCGGCGAACAAGCGCTAA
- the nusG gene encoding transcription termination/antitermination protein NusG, giving the protein MAKRWYVVHAYSGYEKHVMRSLIERVKLAGMEDGFGEILVPTEEVVEMRNGQKRKSERKFFPGYVLVQMEMNEGTWHLVKDTPRVMGFIGGTADKPAPITDKEAEAILRRVADGSDKPKPKTLFEPGEVVRVIDGPFADFNGSVEEVNYEKSRLQVAVLIFGRSTPVELEFSQVEKV; this is encoded by the coding sequence GTGGCTAAGCGTTGGTATGTTGTGCATGCTTACTCGGGTTACGAGAAGCATGTAATGCGCTCCCTGATCGAGCGCGTCAAGCTGGCTGGCATGGAAGACGGTTTCGGCGAGATCCTGGTTCCGACCGAAGAAGTCGTCGAAATGCGCAATGGCCAGAAGCGCAAGAGCGAGCGTAAATTCTTCCCTGGCTATGTTCTGGTCCAGATGGAGATGAACGAAGGGACTTGGCACTTGGTCAAGGATACCCCTCGCGTGATGGGCTTTATCGGCGGTACTGCAGACAAACCTGCACCGATCACTGATAAAGAAGCCGAAGCTATCCTGCGTCGCGTTGCCGACGGTAGTGACAAGCCGAAGCCGAAGACGCTGTTCGAGCCGGGTGAAGTGGTTCGAGTCATTGACGGTCCGTTTGCAGACTTCAATGGTAGCGTCGAAGAGGTCAATTACGAGAAGAGCCGCCTGCAGGTTGCAGTGCTCATTTTCGGTCGCTCTACTCCGGTAGAGCTCGAGTTCAGCCAGGTCGAAAAGGTCTAG
- the tyrS gene encoding tyrosine--tRNA ligase produces MKSVEEQLALIKRGAEEVLVESELVEKLKRGQPLRIKAGFDPTAPDLHLGHTVLINKLRQFQDLGHQVIFLIGDFTGMIGDPSGKSATRPPLTREQVLENAETYKQQVFKILDPAKTEVAFNSTWMDKLTPADFIRLASQYTVARMLERDDFDKRYTTNQPIAIHEFLYPLVQGYDSVALKADVELGGTDQKFNLLMGRELQRAYGQEAQNIVTMPLLEGLDGVKKMSKSLGNYVGIQEAPGVMYSKLVSIPDTLMWRYFELLSFRSMEEIEQFRADVANGANPRDIKIKLAEEIVARFHGEEAAANAHRAAGNRMKDGELPEDLPEVEVTAAEDLPIAAVLNRAGLVKNSAQARDLLSGGAVKVDGAVVERDFMFVLGATHVCQAGKKSFARVTLKAE; encoded by the coding sequence ATGAAGTCGGTTGAAGAGCAGCTGGCGCTTATCAAGCGCGGTGCGGAAGAAGTACTGGTCGAGTCGGAACTGGTGGAGAAGCTCAAGCGCGGCCAGCCTCTGCGCATCAAGGCCGGCTTCGACCCGACCGCGCCAGACCTGCACCTTGGGCACACGGTGCTGATCAACAAGCTGCGTCAGTTCCAGGACCTGGGGCACCAGGTCATCTTCCTGATCGGTGACTTCACCGGCATGATCGGCGACCCGAGCGGCAAAAGTGCCACGCGTCCGCCGCTGACTCGCGAACAGGTGCTGGAAAACGCCGAGACCTATAAGCAGCAGGTGTTCAAGATTCTCGATCCGGCCAAGACCGAGGTCGCGTTCAACTCCACCTGGATGGACAAGCTGACCCCGGCCGACTTCATTCGCCTGGCTTCGCAGTACACCGTGGCGCGCATGCTTGAGCGTGATGACTTCGACAAGCGCTACACCACCAACCAGCCGATCGCTATCCATGAGTTCCTGTACCCGCTGGTACAAGGCTATGACTCGGTGGCTCTGAAGGCTGATGTCGAGCTGGGTGGCACCGACCAGAAGTTCAACCTGCTGATGGGGCGCGAGCTGCAGCGTGCCTATGGCCAGGAAGCGCAGAACATCGTGACCATGCCGCTGCTCGAGGGGCTCGATGGCGTCAAGAAGATGTCCAAGTCGCTGGGCAACTATGTCGGTATCCAGGAAGCGCCGGGCGTGATGTACAGCAAGCTGGTGTCGATCCCGGATACCTTGATGTGGCGCTACTTCGAGCTGCTGAGTTTCCGCTCGATGGAAGAGATCGAGCAGTTCCGTGCCGACGTCGCCAATGGCGCCAACCCGCGTGACATCAAGATCAAGCTGGCGGAAGAGATCGTTGCGCGCTTCCATGGCGAAGAAGCTGCGGCCAATGCGCACCGTGCGGCAGGTAACCGCATGAAGGATGGCGAGTTGCCGGAAGACCTGCCGGAGGTTGAAGTGACTGCGGCGGAAGACCTGCCGATCGCTGCGGTGCTGAATCGTGCTGGTCTGGTGAAGAACTCGGCGCAGGCTCGTGATCTGCTCAGTGGCGGCGCGGTAAAGGTTGATGGTGCGGTGGTCGAGCGTGATTTCATGTTTGTCCTGGGGGCGACCCACGTTTGCCAGGCGGGCAAGAAGTCGTTTGCGCGGGTTACCCTCAAGGCAGAGTGA
- the rplL gene encoding 50S ribosomal protein L7/L12: MSLTNEQIIEAIGQKTVLEIVELIKAMEETFGVTAAAAVAAGPAAGAAAAVEEQTEFNVVLTEAGDKKVNVIKAVRELTGLGLKEAKEKVDGAPQVIAEGVSKEAAEDAKKKLEEAGAKVELK; encoded by the coding sequence ATGTCTCTGACTAACGAACAAATCATCGAAGCGATCGGCCAGAAAACCGTTCTGGAAATTGTTGAACTGATCAAAGCGATGGAAGAAACCTTCGGCGTTACCGCTGCTGCCGCTGTTGCCGCTGGCCCAGCTGCTGGCGCTGCTGCCGCTGTTGAAGAACAGACCGAGTTCAACGTCGTTCTGACCGAAGCTGGCGACAAGAAAGTAAACGTGATCAAGGCCGTTCGTGAACTGACCGGTCTGGGCCTGAAAGAAGCCAAAGAGAAAGTCGATGGCGCTCCTCAGGTTATCGCTGAAGGCGTTTCGAAAGAAGCCGCTGAAGACGCGAAGAAGAAGCTGGAAGAAGCTGGCGCTAAAGTCGAGCTGAAGTAA